The sequence CAGCATCAGCCTCGGAGCGGCACGCCGTGAGGCCTCTGGTATCTATAGCAAAAAATCCTGTCATTATATCCTCGGTCGCAGGGATTTGCGTTGCATATCTGGGATTGCCGATGCCGGCCCTCGTCATGAAGAGCATGGCAGTTCTTGCTAACATCGCTTTACCTTTGGCGCTTATAACAATAGGGGCTTCTTTAACACTCGCCAGCGCCAGGACGTCATGGCGGCTCGGGCTGCTCATCTGTTTCATGAAGCTCGTTTTTCTGCCTGGCCTCGCGATCGGTCTTGTGAAGATGTTGGGGCTTCCTCTCGGGTACGCGTCTACGAGTATCATCCTGCTGGCAACCCCGGTCGCGACTCTGGCCTACATCATGGCAGGACAACTGGGAGGAGATGGCGAACTTGCCTCCAACTCCGTGACCCTTTCCACGGCCCTATCGCTCTTCACCTACATGGGGTGGGCAGTGGTTTTAGGATTAGGGTAAAGATTAGGAAGATGATAAAGAAGGTAAAGGTAAACGCCGAAAAGCAGAAAAAACATAAAGCAGGTTGAGGTATAGAGGTATAACTGACTCTTCTCGATTTTACTTTATGCTTTCCTCAACCTTATTCATATTTTACCTGCCACATTAATTTCCTGCCCTTCCCGGTACTTTTTTCCTAGTTCAGGCAGCGCTTTCTTACCGATTCACATCGCGGTTTTTGCCAGTGCAGGCGTCAAATTTCTGTGCAAAACAGTAAAAATGCCCTGACTAGCCTTTTGGCTAATCCTTGGCACAGTTAGGTGACGCCGAAATCGTCCGATAATCACTGTAGATGGGCTTTCTGCTGAATATGACCTTCCATTATCATGCCTTAGAGGCTATCTGGCATATGAATTGCTGTGTCCTCACTGGCCGAAGATGTTTCAGCCGGATATGTAGGACTAAACCCTTCGGTTTAAGTCAATGTGTACCATGGCTCCAAGGCCTGTAATTTCAGGATGTCCAGCACATCCAGCGGCGGTAGCCTGTCCGCCAAGCGAGCCTCCTAAAACTTTTTTCTTAAGCTTCTTTTTGTTGGTCCGATAAAAAGTTGAAAGGGAACTCGGATGGTTGAAACCAATAGCCATAGAAAAAGGGACTTGATAGGCAGCATGAGATTGGATGGCGCTTTCATCCTCCTGATGGGAATAGCTTTTCTTATGTATAGCGCGCTCGCGTTGGCGACGGACAGTGCTCCCAGGGTTCTGGGAACTACTGTCGCTCTGGGCAAAGCATCAATGAAAGCGGGGAACGTTGACCGCTGGATACCTGTCGATGAGAAGACCTATCCAATAACCGATGGGACCGTGCTGAAGACGGAAGACGGCACGA comes from Syntrophorhabdales bacterium and encodes:
- a CDS encoding AEC family transporter; this encodes MKSLDKIKERRVIFGMALFETIAPIFLIILLGCSIKQARLFKDEFFVEANRFVYYFSLPVLIFTGVAKSGLHSFSFALILSAVLPTVAVFFIGCCVGRIAGLRGGRFGTFVQGTYHGNVSYIGLAVVFYMLGEDAFRQGSIIVGFLVLTTNLLSSIILSIAASASERHAVRPLVSIAKNPVIISSVAGICVAYLGLPMPALVMKSMAVLANIALPLALITIGASLTLASARTSWRLGLLICFMKLVFLPGLAIGLVKMLGLPLGYASTSIILLATPVATLAYIMAGQLGGDGELASNSVTLSTALSLFTYMGWAVVLGLG